In the Arthrobacter sp. 31Y genome, one interval contains:
- a CDS encoding cupin domain-containing protein produces the protein MTHLVRNINTALDSISEYWQPHRLTSINDYDVKVVKIQGEFVWHTHPDTDELFMVISGNLTIQLRDGDVELGPNDIYVVPKGMEHCPKAENEVQALLFEPKGTVNTGGVGGDMTAVLRELG, from the coding sequence ATGACTCATTTGGTACGCAACATCAACACCGCCCTTGATTCGATCTCGGAGTACTGGCAACCGCACCGGCTGACAAGCATCAACGACTACGACGTGAAAGTGGTAAAGATTCAGGGCGAATTTGTTTGGCACACTCATCCTGATACCGACGAATTGTTCATGGTCATCAGCGGGAATCTCACCATTCAGCTCCGCGACGGCGATGTGGAGCTCGGGCCGAATGACATCTACGTGGTCCCTAAGGGAATGGAACACTGCCCCAAAGCCGAGAACGAAGTACAAGCGTTGCTGTTCGAGCCCAAGGGTACCGTCAATACTGGAGGTGTTGGTGGTGATATGACCGCCGTGCTGCGCGAACTGGGCTGA
- a CDS encoding DUF2000 family protein: MLGFMQENATTTLDAPSSAPVRFDTKVVVVLSDKLLPWQELNVTAFLMSAIATSTPGLTGEPYQDRDGNDYLPMLRQPVLVLTAGQDLLAAARERALSREIPVALYTRELFSTGHDEANRAAVAAVAAQDLDLVGIALRGPKNVVDRIVKGARMHP; encoded by the coding sequence ATGCTGGGGTTTATGCAAGAAAACGCGACCACAACCCTTGATGCCCCTTCCTCCGCGCCTGTTCGCTTCGACACAAAAGTGGTGGTGGTCCTGAGTGACAAGCTCTTGCCGTGGCAAGAGCTGAACGTGACTGCATTCCTCATGAGTGCCATCGCCACCAGCACCCCGGGTCTGACGGGGGAGCCCTACCAGGACCGAGACGGGAATGACTACCTTCCCATGCTTCGTCAGCCCGTCCTGGTTCTCACGGCCGGGCAGGACCTCTTGGCGGCAGCGCGGGAGCGGGCGCTTTCTCGTGAGATCCCGGTTGCCTTGTACACGCGTGAATTGTTCTCCACCGGCCACGACGAAGCGAACCGTGCGGCGGTAGCGGCAGTCGCTGCCCAGGACCTTGACCTGGTAGGGATTGCGCTCCGCGGTCCTAAAAACGTGGTTGACAGGATCGTCAAAGGCGCAAGAATGCACCCGTGA
- a CDS encoding AraC family transcriptional regulator has protein sequence MGNSVQAWHPAVPYVREVLHATFEDHSYPSHTHEDWTVLLIDKGAVTYDLGRTEHQAVPASITLLPPHVPHDGRSAVGGESFRKRVLYLSEDWLPAKATEAAVAQPLLLDPETVATVTGIHTALSLPADAMEAECGVLALRESVRSHLGTPSSPARDAPLARQLREMLDDRLFESFTIAEAAQILGAHPSHLVRAFSKAYGIAPYRYVTGRRVDRARRLLLDGRPASEAAVEAGFHDQSHLTRHFRRVLGTTPGAFTA, from the coding sequence ATGGGTAACTCAGTGCAGGCGTGGCATCCCGCCGTGCCCTATGTGCGTGAGGTGCTCCATGCAACGTTCGAGGATCATAGCTACCCGTCCCATACCCATGAGGACTGGACCGTGCTTCTGATCGACAAAGGGGCAGTGACTTACGACCTCGGACGCACCGAGCATCAGGCGGTTCCCGCCTCAATCACCCTGCTACCGCCGCATGTCCCGCACGACGGCAGATCCGCCGTCGGGGGTGAATCATTCCGTAAGCGAGTCCTGTATCTGAGCGAGGACTGGTTGCCGGCCAAGGCAACGGAGGCGGCAGTGGCGCAACCACTGCTGCTGGATCCGGAGACGGTGGCAACCGTGACGGGCATCCACACGGCACTGTCCTTGCCGGCGGATGCGATGGAGGCCGAATGCGGCGTTCTGGCTCTCCGGGAATCCGTGCGTTCGCACTTGGGAACGCCGTCGTCGCCGGCGCGGGACGCTCCCTTGGCACGTCAGTTGCGCGAGATGCTGGATGACCGCCTGTTTGAGTCCTTCACCATTGCCGAAGCGGCTCAAATACTGGGTGCGCACCCGAGCCATTTGGTGCGCGCATTTTCCAAGGCCTACGGCATCGCCCCCTACCGCTATGTCACAGGCCGGCGCGTTGACCGTGCCCGACGCCTGCTACTGGACGGCCGCCCGGCGTCAGAAGCGGCGGTTGAGGCGGGCTTCCATGATCAGTCCCACCTCACCCGGCATTTCCGGCGCGTCCTCGGAACGACGCCGGGGGCTTTCACCGCCTGA
- a CDS encoding VOC family protein translates to MPVTGPDFISLQARDLDASQAFYEQYLGLVRSQAGPPHAVVFDTKPIAFALRTIAPGTDLTSVDQPGIGAAIWMHATDAQAIHDALVGDGHTIVTAPIDGPFGRTFTFADPDGYHVTLHDRS, encoded by the coding sequence ATGCCCGTCACTGGCCCCGACTTCATCTCACTCCAAGCGCGCGACCTCGACGCGTCCCAAGCGTTCTACGAGCAGTACCTCGGCCTTGTCCGCTCGCAAGCAGGGCCGCCCCACGCCGTCGTGTTCGACACGAAGCCGATCGCCTTCGCGCTCCGCACCATCGCTCCCGGGACGGACCTGACGTCCGTTGATCAGCCGGGAATCGGCGCCGCGATCTGGATGCACGCCACTGATGCCCAAGCCATTCATGACGCATTGGTCGGCGACGGGCACACGATTGTCACGGCACCCATTGACGGTCCATTCGGCCGCACCTTCACCTTCGCCGATCCTGACGGCTATCACGTGACTCTTCACGACCGGTCCTAA
- a CDS encoding MarR family winged helix-turn-helix transcriptional regulator codes for MSQRGIDLTTSLGYLLKEASSALRASMESALRPLGMTITHYSCLELLAQRPGLSNSELARGAFVTRQSMNVLLQALERDGYVNRPEEARVGKVLPAQLTPMGRSSLEKASAAVRAVENKMLGGMTQDEQTTAFKALQSMITSLRDHEGAAGDDTQDVTHER; via the coding sequence ATGAGTCAACGCGGGATCGACCTCACCACGTCGCTGGGGTATTTGCTGAAAGAAGCATCGAGTGCCCTCCGCGCCTCCATGGAATCAGCGCTGCGGCCCCTGGGAATGACCATCACCCACTACTCGTGCCTGGAACTACTGGCTCAGCGCCCGGGCCTATCCAACTCCGAGCTGGCCCGGGGAGCTTTCGTTACCCGGCAATCCATGAACGTCCTGCTCCAAGCCCTGGAACGCGACGGCTATGTGAACCGTCCGGAGGAAGCCCGAGTGGGAAAAGTCCTTCCCGCTCAGCTGACCCCGATGGGTCGAAGCAGCCTCGAGAAGGCGAGCGCTGCGGTCCGCGCCGTTGAGAACAAGATGCTCGGCGGCATGACGCAGGACGAACAAACCACCGCTTTCAAGGCACTGCAAAGCATGATCACGTCCTTGCGCGATCACGAGGGCGCCGCGGGCGACGACACCCAGGATGTAACCCATGAGCGTTAG
- a CDS encoding maleylpyruvate isomerase family mycothiol-dependent enzyme: protein MGKLSDGNLWTLVHAERAALLEDLMGLSAEQWRHETLCGRWDVEQVVAHLTAAASLNQWRWLRSMLGARFRPDVHNQRRLEEHRGNTPAETLDRFRAVVHSSIAPSSDTPAYLGEVVVHAQDIRRALGLPSTPSIGALTPVAEFYARRDFAVASRTHAADLRLRADDGPFSAGTGPLITGTTVALVMAMAGRIPYLDDLQGPGVPTLRSRLDTSAARSV, encoded by the coding sequence ATGGGGAAACTTTCGGACGGCAATCTTTGGACTCTCGTTCATGCTGAGCGCGCCGCGCTGTTGGAGGACTTGATGGGTCTTAGCGCGGAGCAGTGGCGTCACGAGACCCTGTGTGGGCGGTGGGATGTGGAGCAAGTAGTCGCGCATCTCACGGCCGCGGCGAGCCTAAACCAGTGGCGGTGGCTGCGCAGCATGCTCGGCGCGCGTTTCCGCCCCGACGTGCACAATCAGCGCAGACTGGAGGAGCATCGCGGTAACACCCCGGCTGAGACCTTGGACCGGTTCCGCGCCGTCGTCCACAGCAGCATCGCACCATCCTCCGATACTCCGGCTTACCTGGGTGAGGTAGTGGTGCATGCCCAAGACATTCGCCGGGCCTTGGGACTTCCCAGTACTCCAAGCATTGGTGCTTTGACTCCCGTCGCGGAGTTCTACGCGCGCCGCGACTTTGCCGTTGCCAGCCGCACGCACGCCGCCGACCTGCGGTTGAGGGCGGATGACGGGCCCTTCTCAGCAGGTACTGGACCGCTGATTACTGGTACCACCGTTGCCCTGGTGATGGCGATGGCCGGGCGTATTCCCTACCTTGATGACCTCCAAGGTCCCGGTGTTCCAACTCTTCGCTCACGCCTGGACACCTCGGCCGCGAGGTCCGTTTAG
- a CDS encoding SAM-dependent methyltransferase encodes MTDRTSHDLPPLYESLAWLTPLSEERAAHLVAFLSNPAPAEVLDMGCGWGELLLRVLTSAPQARGRGVDSASASIDRAKQQASARGLLDRATFDSIPGLEAQDRPADAVICIGASQIWGPPVEDAQPLDYAAALRALRDLVLPGGRLVYGEAIWSATPHPAATAPLSGRDDEFLTEDALREQIRAAGFEVVDQDQASIEEWDVFEAGYRDRFTRWLEAHDADHPAAEQVLRQYEEQRAAYEEGYRGVLGMAYFCLKG; translated from the coding sequence GTGACCGACCGCACTTCGCATGATCTGCCGCCCCTCTACGAGTCCCTGGCCTGGCTTACGCCGCTCTCCGAGGAACGCGCTGCACATCTTGTGGCGTTCCTGTCCAACCCGGCGCCAGCTGAGGTTCTGGACATGGGGTGCGGATGGGGTGAACTACTACTTCGGGTTTTGACGTCGGCCCCGCAGGCACGGGGACGCGGAGTGGACAGTGCTTCCGCGTCCATCGATCGAGCGAAGCAACAAGCATCGGCTCGAGGGCTGCTCGACAGGGCGACGTTTGATTCGATTCCTGGGCTAGAAGCCCAGGATCGCCCCGCAGACGCTGTCATCTGCATCGGCGCGAGCCAGATCTGGGGGCCGCCGGTAGAGGACGCGCAGCCGCTCGACTACGCCGCGGCCTTGCGCGCCCTTCGAGATCTGGTGCTTCCCGGCGGCCGACTCGTCTACGGCGAGGCTATCTGGTCAGCAACACCTCATCCGGCTGCCACCGCCCCTCTGTCTGGACGTGATGACGAGTTCCTAACAGAAGATGCGTTACGCGAGCAGATCCGCGCCGCTGGTTTTGAGGTGGTGGACCAAGACCAGGCAAGCATTGAGGAGTGGGACGTCTTCGAAGCCGGGTATCGCGACAGGTTTACCCGTTGGCTGGAAGCACATGATGCCGATCATCCCGCCGCAGAGCAGGTCCTTCGGCAATATGAGGAACAGCGCGCTGCATATGAAGAGGGCTACCGAGGCGTACTCGGGATGGCGTATTTCTGCCTAAAGGGATAG